Proteins encoded by one window of Lutibacter sp. A64:
- a CDS encoding TRAP transporter small permease, producing the protein MNKSEFIFNKINKALEWFVIIIFALLVLDVLFQVFSRYIIGTSFTWTEEFARFSLIWMTILGAAYLNGKREHLSMDFLYQKLSSSNKRKASILIEVFIFLFALIVMVIGGLNLVYTTLHLEQLSGTLRIPLGYVYAVLPFSGFLIMCFSVYHISHIYSNKNIN; encoded by the coding sequence ATGAATAAATCAGAATTTATCTTTAATAAGATTAATAAAGCACTTGAGTGGTTTGTGATTATCATTTTTGCATTATTAGTTTTGGATGTATTATTCCAAGTGTTTTCTAGATATATTATAGGTACATCTTTTACTTGGACAGAAGAGTTTGCACGATTTTCTTTAATTTGGATGACCATTTTAGGAGCTGCCTACCTTAATGGAAAAAGAGAACATTTATCAATGGATTTCCTGTATCAAAAACTATCCTCTTCCAATAAAAGAAAAGCATCAATACTTATCGAAGTATTTATATTTCTTTTTGCACTTATAGTTATGGTAATAGGAGGATTAAACTTGGTGTATACAACACTGCATTTAGAACAATTATCGGGTACTCTGCGTATACCACTTGGCTACGTATATGCAGTTTTGCCATTTAGTGGTTTCCTAATTATGTGTTTTTCAGTTTATCACATATCACATATTTATTCTAATAAAAACATAAATTAA